The Gossypium hirsutum isolate 1008001.06 chromosome D02, Gossypium_hirsutum_v2.1, whole genome shotgun sequence region gtcattagttagatCTAACtatttaatattgttaactatttcaatcaaaatgttgATATCAATTATTCTTAGGAACACTAttccaacaaaaaaaatatttttacactacaccaaaacaggcttttagcggcgtttttagcggcgtttagaCAAAAAACGCACTAAAAATCaagctttagcggcgcttttataaaacCGCCGCTAAaggtcgagcattagcggcgctttttggaaaacgccgctaaaaataagcattaacggcgttttttaaaaagcgtcGCAAAAAGCCTAAGCCAAACGTCACCGTTTTCTAAGTTTTtgggggctttagcggcgtttttatgaaagcgccgctaatgctcgagcTTTTAGTGGcttttttgagaaagcgccgctaatgctccggcctttagcggcgtttttgaaaatgcgccgctaataataataaaatctaaaaccatttcaattatctcattctttgatatattctcaagtaatgtttcaattatattttttattataagttaaaaaaattgatatttcgttgtatttattatatattggtcaaatttacatttaaatgataacaaataatattgttCAATACAAAATGTTTTCATTAAAGAGAAGTCATCCTAAGTACTcctaactatttattattatttttcaatcacagtttatttaaactactttactagaaaaatatattaaattatgagtaaaataaaatatcataaaacttaaattgttgtgttgtaaagaataaaaaatagaataaaattttacaagaataataaattttgataattcgattaaataaatcaaagaaagtaatataaaacaccaaatatcgtgataaataatattatatattgataattttattaccaaaaataattttatatttagttaatCAAACATGAACACAACAATGACCTAATAGTACCTACTCAATATTTAATACCCACTAGAAATTAATACTAGCTAGGTTTTTTAGGCTGAGAAAGGGTTAtaggaaaatattataaaatttattaaatattgaattttagaaaataattaagtgaAGTTGGGATTCAATTTAGCTAGTAGAGTCAGTGGGGTTAGTTGGACGATTTGCTCCCGAAAAGAAAAAGCTGCTTGTTTTTTCTTGATAACAAAAAGTGTTAGCTGGGTCGgtgggatttagggtttatggattCGGTGTCAGGTtatggtttagattaattagtgtgttttaatttatatattaaataatgtttaggggttaagggttcagggctgggttagggtttagggattaAGGATCCagggtcgggttagggtttaggatttagattaattagtgttttttaatttatatattaaataaggtttaggggttatgggCTAGGGGCTAGGGGTTTGGGgtaagagttagtgatttagggtttaaagattcggggttgggttagggtttaaggtttagattaattagtattttttaatttatatactaaataagttcttatataattgtaaaagagataataatgaattgtaaagaaatatctagcaaaataaaatggaagaaatcattccacatcgaacatctagcaaaataattatattttagttaggaagaaatatctctaataaaatggagattagatcggaaatgaataatataaaatcatgattaacgtctcaatctttaatagaaatttgatatgtgagatattaattgcttacattggataattctaacttaataattaattatagtcatttaatcatttttttcttattaaaatatacgatatttattttgagagtacttgattttttttataaaaattcaatttataaaaaaaaataataaatgttttataaaatcacttaactaataatttttaacagacaaaataaagatttttagcatagcaaaacaGTATCGTTTTATTCAAATGAAATactttttgcggcatttttatgAAAAAAGCAGCGATAGATAAataatagcggcgtttttataaaaatcgccacaaaataaaatttacttttacaAAAATAgcgccattttaaaaaaattccctCCCCCGAAATCCCCAACTTTCCCCCCTAAAATCCCTAATTTCCCACATCCAAGAAAGAAACCACTTATTCAATTCTGTGTTTCTTCCCAACTGAAGCCAAGTCAGTTGTTTGTTCTTCGTCTTAAAACTCCCAAATTCCAGCAAAGGTTTTTCGGTTTTAGAATCTTCGCGACGCGGCACACAGTGCAGTACATATGCTTGCGAGAGAGGTGGCGATAGATACCGAGCAAAAGTCACCCTCCGATGGCAAAGTTCGGGGAATTTTTAAGCTGCCTTTTCGCCAAACCGGGAATAATACCAGAACTACTCCGTCTTTTTCTTCAGCGTCTAATCTATACGTTCAAACTCAACCTCATGCCAAAGGATCGAATCATCACGGCTCTGCCATTTCGGTTTCCTCCAAAGGACGCTTGACATTATGATTTTATAAggctaacaaataaataaataatactcaGCGTTTTCATCACCAATTATAATATTTCTTTACCCTATAATTTGGGGATTTTGAATCTGTAGTCTTTGACTGGTTCAATTGCAATACAATCATGGGATCTGTCGATGAAGAGAGATCGCTGTTGGAAGCTGAACTTGATCGGGTAATTTTCCCCCTCTGATCTTTTATTTTTGGTGGTCATAAGATTTTGATCATTTGTTCAAATACACCTTTTAACACTGAAAAAATTTCTGGGTTTGTTGTTTTTTCTTGTTAAAATTCTTTATCTTGGAGGTTATGttatttaatgtttcaatatTTTGTATTTCTAGGCTGAAAACAGTGGGCTTTACACTGGGGATGGCTCTGTTGACTTTAATGGGAATCCTGTTTTGAAGCAAAATACTGGAAATTGGAAAGCATGCCCTTTCATTTTGGgtgaattattataaatttatctattttctcttcatttaaatgagttttacttttattcgagTAAAGCTTATCTTATTTCTGCAATTTTCTCATATGGAATTATAGGTAATGAATGTTGTGAGAGATTGGCTTATTATGGGATAGCAACTAATCTTGTAAGTTACTTGACCAAGAAACTACATGAAGGAAATGCATCAGCTGCAAGGAATGTGACTACTTGGCAAGGAACTTGTTACGTTACACCTCTCATTGGAGCTGTTTTAGCAGATGCATATTGGGGAAGATATTGGACAATTGCTGCTTTCTCCACTATTTACTTCATTGTAATATAATTTACCCTAActactattttcattttttgcttTAGATGTTATTGTTTTATgctttaattagtttttttaagtaCTTATCATGAAGTTGATCTTGCATTCAACTGCAGTAGAGTCTTTGGCTGTTGTTTGTTTTCATTATGCCATTAACcctgattttgataaaaataatattgagGCCCCTATACTAGGTGTCAAATTGCATTTTTCCCCTTCTACTAAAAAATGgataatttagtccttgtacattagaTAAAAGATCAAAGTGGTTATTTCTgttcaaaatttcattcatttctatgtTAAAAACTAGCATGGCTGACAGAATAACTAAATAGCAAGTCATAACTTCAAATGCTTTGATGAATTCCATAATGAGTCCTTTTGTTTTTGTTGGTTTAGTTTCAACAACTGCACCAAAGAGCTGTTTCATGCGCCCTCCGGGTGCCATTCTAGCCCCCGATGAGAGCATCATAGTAACGGGTAAATGTTTTTTTGCACGCTTATGCATACCCTTCACTTCTGGTTTTTATCATGCTTTGGCACTTGGCAAACATATTTGTTTAGCttatttttctttatcttttgaAACATTCTtatgaatttctatttctgtttttgAATGGATTTACTAGTCTTCAAGTTCGTGGAGCCTCCTGAGAACAATGAAAAACAGATGGATCAAAAGAGCAGGGTTAAGTTTAAAATCATGAGTCTTAAGGTGAAGGGTTAAGTAAATCATGAGTAATTTACTTACTGTTAGGTTCCTCTGTTACAAAAGTAGGTGCATGATACAaagggagaaaaagagaaaacacTGACGAACTATATGTGTGGCTAAGTGTCCAATTGGGATTAATTAGTTTCGCCTTTCTCTTGACGTAGCTGGAAGGGTGAACTTTTAATTTGGAAATTACTAGTTTGCCAGAAAACCCCTTAGTTAATGATTGAATACTTGTGGTTTTGAATGCAGCCCATGAGCATGGTCTTGCCAGGTGTTGTTGGGTTTAAACTATTAGGAAAACTGAGGGATGGTGTGACGGCTACTGATTTGGTGTTGACAGTTACTCAAATGCTAAGGAAGCATGGGGTTGTTGGCAAGTTTGTGGAATTCTATGGTAGAGTCTTCAATTCAGCCTCTATTTTAATACGGATTCATTGTTTCTGGGCTGCTTCATGTAGATATTTCCTTCCACTTCTATATACAGCAGAAGGCATGGGTAAATTGTCATTAGCTGACCGTGCCACTATTGCCAACATGTCTCCTGACTATGGTGCAACCATGGGATTTTTCCCTGTGGATCATCTCACTCTGCAATATCTACAATTGACTGGCAGAAGTGATGAGACTGTAAGTCCTTGGTGTGTATCTTTGTTTCAATTGATCTATTGACCCTTGATTTACTGACTTATTGCAAAAATGTAGATTGCTATGATAGAATCCTATTTACGGACTAATAAGATGTTTGTAGACTACAACGAGGTAAATATACACCATATGTTCTTTCTTCTATAGTTTGATTAAAAAATGTTCAGCATTCAGTTTCTTACTGAGAATTTTTCTCTGAACTCAGCCTCAGATTGAGAAAGTATACTCTTCTTACTTGGAACTGAAACTTGAGGATGTTGAACTCTGTATATCAGGGGCCAAAGAGGTAAAAGTTTTCCAGACATAAAAATTGGAACCTTTTGTAACATGAAAAACTGTCTTATTTCTAATATTCCAAATGTGGCATGTCTAATATTCCAGCATTTAGACCTGCATGACATGCATATACTAACTCTACTAGTTTGACTATTTATCCGTCTATTTAGTTTCGAATTTTCGGTAAGTCGGTTCTTGCTTTTCTGTAAAAATTAAATCTTTGTCCGTTTTCCTAAACCATTTGTGGAAGCTAAGGGTAGAATTTTTTGGGGGGGGGTGGTCTAAAATCAGTTCTCATTGCTATTATTttcgaataaattatttttttctaaacatttttatatatttcccaTTCTGTGTATTCTTTATTTTGCCTATTTTAGTCGTTTCATTTATTCCGATTGGTCCTTCAGAGTTCTAACTTAGTAACATATTTGTGCCTACCTCAAGGTTAGCTGACACTTAAATTATAATTTGTCTTAGGCTTATGTTGTAATGTTGTTGAAGTTCTTTTGGTATGTTATGTTGTATGCAATGGTTCTAAATTGTGATCTAATTGTGTAACCCTTCCTAGGTAATGCTATTCTTTAATCTTAACACAAAACTAAGCTATGGTTTCTCATGTTCTCGGGATGAGGTGTCCATTGATATCCGTTTTATTTCTTGCCTGTTTAGTTTTATTCTGTTCTAATTTCCATTGTCCCTTCAAGTATAAagagcttctttttttttttaaattcgcatGCTAACAAGCACATTAAGCTGTACAAGGATATGCAATTTTCAGTTATAACATTGGACTAATATTTTCTGTTTTTCTTCATCTTGAGTTGATGTGTACATGATTTATTGAAAAAAGCTTTTCGTTTCAGGTAAATAATTCAAGAGGTGCCGAACATAGGTAAGCTGCTTCTTAAGTTTAAGCCTCTTCATTTAACCTTCAGCCAGGATGTTTCTTAACATATAGAAAttgtattattaattttgttgatgtcacttTGAACATACTCATCTCAGACATGCCTTCATACCCATATCTGACATGTCTTTATACTGACACCTAACACTCATACCTAAGTCCGAGTAACATGGTTTTCTTTTTCAAGTTCTAAATTGTTTAACAATAGGTTCTTTGTTTTCTTAAGCAGGGATGATGAAGATGATTCTGTTGCCTAGATGAAGGCAGCTGAGGAAGCCTTGGACGCAAAACAAAAAGTAACAAATAGCTTGTCTGCtacctgttctttttttttttgatcatgttttataattttgtgaCAAATAGTTCTTGGTACTCTGAAGATATTTATGGAAAATTACCCTATGATTCTATTGTATTTATATTGCATGGCTGCACCATGTATTTCTTAACtagtttgataaattttatgtgtggtgtttaattttttgttattgtctgtgttttaatttttcatatgtattatttattttagttttgattctaattttttatttttactttaatatttatgaCAACTTGAGTTccaacttttggattttaattgtgttattaatttattattttaaattctaaaattaaatttattaatttttatatttacttttaaatttaaaattttcatagaaaattgaatttaattaatattttttatttatccttaaaaaataaatttaaagttgaaatttaaaaaataaaacataatataatatttatcataaaaataaatattatttgattaaaataatttttttaaaggttatatttttagtggtgtttttgcaagaagcgtcgctaaaggcttgttctttagcggcgtttgtgacaaaagcgtcgctaaaggtc contains the following coding sequences:
- the LOC107910366 gene encoding aconitate hydratase isoform X3 translates to MRPPGAILAPDESIIVTVFKFVEPPENNEKQMDQKSRVKFKIMSLKPMSMVLPGVVGFKLLGKLRDGVTATDLVLTVTQMLRKHGVVGKFVEFYAEGMGKLSLADRATIANMSPDYGATMGFFPVDHLTLQYLQLTGRSDETIAMIESYLRTNKMFVDYNEPQIEKVYSSYLELKLEDVELCISGAKEVNNSRGAEHSRDDEDDSVA
- the LOC107910366 gene encoding aconitate hydratase isoform X4 encodes the protein MRPPGAILAPDESIIVTVFKFVEPPENNEKQMDQKSRVKFKIMSLKPMSMVLPGVVGFKLLGKLRDGVTATDLVLTVTQMLRKHGVVGKFVEFYAEGMGKLSLADRATIANMSPDYGATMGFFPVDHLTLQYLQLTGRSDETIAMIESYLRTNKMFVDYNEPQIEKVYSSYLELKLEDVELCISGAKEVNNSRGAEHRDDEDDSVA
- the LOC107910366 gene encoding aconitate hydratase isoform X5; the protein is MRPPGAILAPDESIIVTVFKFVEPPENNEKQMDQKSRVKFKIMSLKPMSMVLPGVVGFKLLGKLRDGVTATDLVLTVTQMLRKHGVVGKFVEFYEGMGKLSLADRATIANMSPDYGATMGFFPVDHLTLQYLQLTGRSDETIAMIESYLRTNKMFVDYNEPQIEKVYSSYLELKLEDVELCISGAKEVNNSRGAEHSRDDEDDSVA
- the LOC107910366 gene encoding aconitate hydratase isoform X1; its protein translation is MRPPGAILAPDESIIVTVFKFVEPPENNEKQMDQKSRVKFKIMSLKPMSMVLPGVVGFKLLGKLRDGVTATDLVLTVTQMLRKHGVVGKFVEFYGRVFNSASILIRIHCFWAASCRYFLPLLYTAEGMGKLSLADRATIANMSPDYGATMGFFPVDHLTLQYLQLTGRSDETIAMIESYLRTNKMFVDYNEPQIEKVYSSYLELKLEDVELCISGAKEVNNSRGAEHSRDDEDDSVA
- the LOC107910366 gene encoding aconitate hydratase isoform X2, with the translated sequence MRPPGAILAPDESIIVTVFKFVEPPENNEKQMDQKSRVKFKIMSLKPMSMVLPGVVGFKLLGKLRDGVTATDLVLTVTQMLRKHGVVGKFVEFYGRVFNSASILIRIHCFWAASCRYFLPLLYTAEGMGKLSLADRATIANMSPDYGATMGFFPVDHLTLQYLQLTGRSDETIAMIESYLRTNKMFVDYNEPQIEKVYSSYLELKLEDVELCISGAKEVNNSRGAEHRDDEDDSVA
- the LOC107910366 gene encoding aconitate hydratase isoform X6, which translates into the protein MRPPGAILAPDESIIVTVFKFVEPPENNEKQMDQKSRVKFKIMSLKPMSMVLPGVVGFKLLGKLRDGVTATDLVLTVTQMLRKHGVVGKFVEFYEGMGKLSLADRATIANMSPDYGATMGFFPVDHLTLQYLQLTGRSDETIAMIESYLRTNKMFVDYNEPQIEKVYSSYLELKLEDVELCISGAKEVNNSRGAEHRDDEDDSVA
- the LOC107910366 gene encoding aconitate hydratase isoform X7, with product MSMVLPGVVGFKLLGKLRDGVTATDLVLTVTQMLRKHGVVGKFVEFYGRVFNSASILIRIHCFWAASCRYFLPLLYTAEGMGKLSLADRATIANMSPDYGATMGFFPVDHLTLQYLQLTGRSDETIAMIESYLRTNKMFVDYNEPQIEKVYSSYLELKLEDVELCISGAKEVNNSRGAEHSRDDEDDSVA